CGGGTGCCGCTGCCTGATCTTGTGGCGCTACAAAGTTACTACAAAGACATGCAGTTTAGTGGTGTCTGATTTCAAGAGATAGGGAAGATGAATGAGGGCCACACAAAGCAGAAACGGCAAGGAGGTAGCACTAAAAAAGGCCTCAGCAGATAGCTCCAGAAGGCACGCGAGAGTGGCTGTAGGTGAGAGCGGCCATTCGATGACCGAGGCTGACGGTGTGGATGGCTTCTGGGGCACATACACGGAAAAGATGACTCTGCGAGACGCCCGGAGCTTTCGCGGCCTCATGGAGATGGTGAAAGTTGCGAACGAGACTGCGGAATTGGCATTTTGACGTTTCCGGTCCTCGGCCATCTCGTGCAGCTGACTGGGGGagcggtgcatgcgctgcggCAACATTCTTTTGTTGACAGCTGAAAAGAGTGAAATGCAGTACTGTCGTCCCTTTGATGATACGAGGTTAACTTGCACCAGTGCGGATTTTATTTAAAAAGTGCCTCATACTCTGCTCCTGTTGTCAGTGCTTGCTGTGGTTGCAAATTCTTGTAGCAAAAGTAACCTTCTCAGCGTGGCTCTATACGATGGAATGGAACCGGTGAATGCGAACAGATCGAGACGCCTTTtacttctttcctttccaaATGTGGTCGGAAGAAGGCACCGAGATAGCTTTACGCAAGGTGGTAGCTGCTACGACGCATCTGGTGTGGCTGCGCTTGTGTGAGGCACCTTTTCTGGGTCTCTACCTCATCACCTATAAGAGATAAGCAGCTTCTACAGTGCACATCACTGACTGTCGGTAGCGAGGCGAGTCACGATCATGCGCCACAGTCGGCCCTAAAGCTATGCTGTATTCGCATTAAAAATATCCCGATCCGTTTTCGACGCTGGCTCCGCGTGGAGTGTCCCCCAAAACCATGTTACGGTTAATAGTCAGTGCCAGCCACAGTTCCCTTAGAACATGGACACGGAGAGACGTGTCTGTTTGCTTCAAAGGTTTACAGGCACTGAAAGGTTTCATGTCAGTCGAGCAGAGAGCCTTGTGTTGCAGTGCATGTTAGCGGTTGTAGGCTTCACGAGGAACGTGTTTGTGCCCCCGTAAGTTCAGCACCTCTGcgtgaagaaacgaagatTCGTTGGTGTCAATTTTGCCTTGTGGGTTGATGAAGCCGTATGGGAAGAGTTACTCATGATGCAGAAATAACCAGGAGGTTGCATCGAAACTCCCGGTTCTCGATGAAGTTGGAAAACAGCGCACGCAGTGATTATTGTTTGAGATTCAAACTTTGGACAGACGAATTGTCATGCGTCAACAATTCACGACTCGAAATGTAGTAAGCACTCTTTACGCCGAAACTCTTCTTAATGAGCCTGTAAGCAAACTCTGTGCTGCTGTCGAGCGCGCAGTACCAAacttcgttgcatgcattaACCGATCGCAAGCATTCGGGTGGTTTTTCCGACTTGCTACGTCGGACGACGGAAACTTTCATTCTCGAGCGACAAATTAATTTTGAATTGCTTAACAGAAACTTGCTGAACAAAATCCAGTGCTGCATACAATGGATGCTTCTCGCGCGAAGTGTGCAGTTGGATGTGCGTTGGATTTTTTTTTTGCATAGGCGACTGTATCACCTAGAAAAGTTGGCCTCATTTGCCAGCTGTTGAAGCGGTGTGAAATGTTATTTGTGCAGTGGCATCGTCCCTAAGGGATCGCAAAGCGATTTGTTCTTTTTTGTGTAGGTGGGAGTCCGTGTCTGCGCTTCCCTTCCTGACGGTATCTCTTTTCTTGGCCTACAGCACGGCAGTAACACAGTTTGCTTACCTACCTACAACTTTTGCATGCTCTAATTTTTGCAGTCGAGTTCTTAAACTTCATGCTGTGTACACGAGAAAACCGCGGGCTTGCGCGTGGATTTCCTCTCAGGGCGCTTCGCTCGTACCACTTGAAGGAAGGGTGCCCTCGTGTGCCCGGACTCAATTTTTTTTCGTGGCGCTCGCCCCCTCATCATCCTCTCCGTCCCATGAACGGCAGACCTTTTGTTTTCTATCCTTCGCTGTTGATTTCCTGTTTACTCTGCTTGTGCGCCACGAGTCATTCAGCTGGTACTGTCCTGTTCGCAATTGAACCATCGTTACCGATTGGAAAGAATCCATCCGCGACTCTGCTTCCGCGAACAAGCACGCTTGTCCAATTGTCTTGAAAACTCCTTGTCGTGCAATCACCTTCTGACGGGTAAGGCACaatgtctttttctccagccgGCGGAGGGCGACATTTCGCTGCTCCCGTCGTCTACCATCCAGTTCGCAACGCAGCTCCGTCTCAACCgatgtcttcttcgactctgcCGCCGGAGCAAACTCATGGTCCATCGGGAGGACACTTTAGTGATATAGCTCCGCCATCTTTACTTTCATCCGCCTCCCATGCCCTTCAGTCGTCACTGACAGGGGTGCGTGGTTCACTGTCCTGTGGCAGTGACTTCAACGCTTCGTCTCGAGGGCCTCGGTCACCGCCCCGCAATGTTTTCAAAAGATCTGCTCAGTCGTCCACTACGACTTGTGGCATTTCTGCTTCAGTCTGCTCTGCAGAGTTTCCGACTTCTCAAGATGCGTCTTCTCAACTTGTGATTGGCAAGGGGTATGGCGTTGCGCCAGCGGCAGCCGCACCACTCCCGCTCAACGCCGACGGGGTTGGCCGAAATCCGCCAGGGCCGCTCTGGGCTGGTGACCGGCAGCCCGGGGAAGGttttgagagagaggaaagaaacgcgtaTGAATGGGTGGGAAAAACCGACGAGTTTCCCGAACCGGAGCTCCTTCGCACATTTCGAGACAAGTGCAGCCCGATCAACGGGGTTGCGTTTTCCCCTGACAtgcagtgtatgtacacgtcAAGCGACGACTGTTCGCTGCATATTTACTCGCTTCAAAAAGGCGTTTGCACACGTGTGTTGCACGCAAACAAGTACGGCGTCCACAGCATTCGCATTTTGCCCCACTCTCTCGTCGGCGTTTCTTCGAcgtccgcttcttcgccctcgtcCGCAGGCGCATCGGGAACACACGGAATTCAGCCTCCGCTGCAGCCCCCGCCCGGCGGCGCTCCTGGAGTCAcgtgcctctgcctctgcggGACGCGTGCATCAGCGCCAGCTTCCACCGCGAACGCAGCTGGAAACCGTCCAGCTGGTTCCGCTGCAAAAAGTCAAAGTCAAGTTGGGAAGGGAAAGAtggcagaagagagcggtCCTGATGCAGCGGGAAGCAGGGCTCCTGTCGCCTCAGGATCCACGGCGTTTGCTGTGAGGTTGTGGGACCTCGCGGAGAACCGGTACCTCCGCACTTTTCCTTTGAATGGCAAAGTGTGTCGGGGGAATGGCCTTTGCCTCCACCCTCAGCGGAACATATTTGCCTGTTGCAGCGAGGACGCTACGgtgcgtctcttcgctctggACAAAGAACAGCCCATGTGGTCTCGAGCTGTTAGGACGTCGACGCCTCTCGCTGCGTTTGACAATAGCGGACTCGTCCTGGCTGTctacgaaggcgaaggcctTGTAACTTTTTTCGACAGCAAGCATCCTTacctcccttttctccgaTTTTCCATCGCGCCGGCGCTGCGAGGAGCGTGTCCAGGACAGCCTGGCTCATGGCGAAAGGGACTGTCTGCGGCATGCCGGCGTTGTAGCCTGCCGTTGCGAAGCGGGCAAACAAAGGCGGAAGGCGGCGGCCCACAGGGAGCGGATTCTCAAAAGATGGTCGGGTACTGCCATTGCAGCGATCGCGGGGAGCGAAGCCGTCCGGCACTTGAGGGGGAAGTTGATGTCGAAGAACAACCAACAAGTATGCTGTTCTCGCCCGATGACTCAGAAATTGTGGTAGGTACGAGCGACGAGAGGCTTCTGTTCTTCGACGCAACTACTGGAGAACTGGTGAGGGTTTTGAGTTCTCGAAAGCGAGGCCTGCCGCACATGGGAACAGGTGCTTCGACTGTACAAAGTGTTGGGATGGAAATgggaaactcgagagaggTTCGAAGAGAATGCAAGGAGGAACAGGAGTCGGACATTCGCACCCGAGACACgtcggagaaagagaaaagcggtCGTGGGTGCTGGTCAACGCAGTGCAGAACTCTTGGAGAAATCGTGCAAAGACAGCTGGCAGAGCGCGGGGAGTACAAATGTTCGGGGAAAAGACAACGGACGGATGGAAATGAGGAGGAACAGCGAGACCACAAACGCAAGCGTTCATCTGAGGTGGAGGAGAAGCTCGATTCGGTTTGTTCCGTCCAGTCATGTTCTGGGTCGTGCgcagcttcgtcttcttcgtctccaccaGCTTCCAACTATCCGGTGTCAAGATCGAAATCACATGCAGACCCGAATGCCTCTTTcgacgcttcttcgctcttcaaCATTTCTCCTCCACCTTTCGGCTGCTCCTCCTCGTGCCCCGATTGTTCCTCggttgtctcctctgcttcgcctctcccaGGAGAGGCCAGCTCTCGGCCCGTGTTCGTCCCAGCGTTTTCTCCGTGTGGTCGGTTCATCGCGGTGGGGGGCACCGACCGGCGCGTACATATTTTCGATCTTCACGCAAACAGTgggaagggaagagaggcgtTTGCGTTGGGACGCTGCGAAAGTGACCCTCAGTTTGTTTTGTTTAATTCCAAGTTTGATGTGTTTCTCACCGCCGGCCTTAATGCTTCTCTGTGGAAACACCACTTCTGCCGGACACAGaccccttctctcctgtacTGCGTATGATATCTCTCCGGGTTCTTGGGCAGGAGGCCGCATGTCAGCAGACACTCTACAGGGATGAAGGAAAGAGTGAGGAGTCCCAACGTGGCCCGTCCCTGCTGTATTCTGTTGTGGTTCCTCTAACCGTAACAGAGGAGGCGTTGCCTCAGGCTGTATCTTTCTGCTAATGCGCGTTTTCCATGTCATCGTGGTcacacagagaaggcgcgtgAAATCGCCTAAGTTAAGGCGGGCACACAGACCGGAAATCACCTAACTTCAgttctgtcttcgtcgctgaACAGAGACAGTCGAGGATCGGCTCGGCTCGGTCTAAAGAGCATGTGCATCATTCGGACTCCGGTGGCCGAATGGTCGTTCAATTTGAAAGATAGAAACGCCCTCAAAAGTAACAGATCACATAGACCGCTGGGAGGTCGAGTAACACATAGAAAGCGCGGTCAGGCTTTGCTATTTGCCCCGTGTCTTCAATATTCATTTTGCGAGTCGTTCGGGAACCACCAAAGAAGTGAATTTGGGTCAAGCATATCGGACGCCTCACTT
This genomic interval from Toxoplasma gondii ME49 chromosome VIIb, whole genome shotgun sequence contains the following:
- a CDS encoding WD domain, G-beta repeat-containing protein (encoded by transcript TGME49_255870); this translates as MSFSPAGGGRHFAAPVVYHPVRNAAPSQPMSSSTLPPEQTHGPSGGHFSDIAPPSLLSSASHALQSSLTGVRGSLSCGSDFNASSRGPRSPPRNVFKRSAQSSTTTCGISASVCSAEFPTSQDASSQLVIGKGYGVAPAAAAPLPLNADGVGRNPPGPLWAGDRQPGEGFEREERNAYEWVGKTDEFPEPELLRTFRDKCSPINGVAFSPDMQCMYTSSDDCSLHIYSLQKGVCTRVLHANKYGVHSIRILPHSLVGVSSTSASSPSSAGASGTHGIQPPLQPPPGGAPGVTCLCLCGTRASAPASTANAAGNRPAGSAAKSQSQVGKGKMAEESGPDAAGSRAPVASGSTAFAVRLWDLAENRYLRTFPLNGKVCRGNGLCLHPQRNIFACCSEDATVRLFALDKEQPMWSRAVRTSTPLAAFDNSGLVLAVYEGEGLVTFFDSKHPYLPFLRFSIAPALRGACPGQPGSWRKGLSAACRRCSLPLRSGQTKAEGGGPQGADSQKMVGYCHCSDRGERSRPALEGEVDVEEQPTSMLFSPDDSEIVVGTSDERLLFFDATTGELVRVLSSRKRGLPHMGTGASTVQSVGMEMGNSREVRRECKEEQESDIRTRDTSEKEKSGRGCWSTQCRTLGEIVQRQLAERGEYKCSGKRQRTDGNEEEQRDHKRKRSSEVEEKLDSVCSVQSCSGSCAASSSSSPPASNYPVSRSKSHADPNASFDASSLFNISPPPFGCSSSCPDCSSVVSSASPLPGEASSRPVFVPAFSPCGRFIAVGGTDRRVHIFDLHANSGKGREAFALGRCESDPQFVLFNSKFDVFLTAGLNASLWKHHFCRTQTPSLLYCV